Proteins co-encoded in one Bacillus sp. FSL H8-0547 genomic window:
- the lepB gene encoding signal peptidase I — MKRHSFIEWGKAVLFAAGLALLIRLFLFEPYMVEGSSMDPTLHDGERLFVNKALFVSGGIRHGDIVIISGQEKGIHYVKRVIGLPGDRIEVRDHKVRVNGMPSDEPYIKSNEQKAAELGTYIMEDFPPVKVPKDKVFVMGDNRANSMDSRNGLGSIKISRIEGKAAFIFYPFEKIRSTK, encoded by the coding sequence ATGAAGCGGCATTCTTTTATTGAATGGGGAAAGGCAGTTCTTTTTGCAGCAGGACTGGCTCTTTTAATCAGACTGTTCTTATTTGAACCCTACATGGTGGAGGGTTCTTCGATGGATCCGACGCTTCATGACGGAGAGAGACTGTTTGTAAACAAAGCCCTGTTTGTCTCCGGTGGCATAAGGCATGGTGATATTGTGATTATCAGCGGACAAGAGAAAGGGATTCATTATGTCAAGCGGGTGATTGGACTGCCGGGAGATCGTATAGAAGTGAGAGACCACAAGGTGCGTGTAAATGGAATGCCGTCAGATGAACCGTATATCAAATCGAACGAGCAGAAGGCAGCGGAACTTGGCACATACATTATGGAGGACTTTCCGCCAGTCAAAGTTCCAAAAGACAAGGTGTTTGTCATGGGCGATAACCGCGCGAACAGCATGGATTCACGAAATGGACTCGGCAGCATTAAAATCAGCCGCATCGAGGGAAAAGCGGCATTCATTTTTTATCCTTTTGAAAAAATAAGGTCAACAAAATAA